The following nucleotide sequence is from Deinococcus sp. Leaf326.
CTAGATTCGGCTTACCATCCAGGGCCAGCACAACATTATTTTAGCTGCTCTTCCTGGACCATCTTATTGGTTCTCTATAAGTGGTTGGCGTAACACCATTTCCAGCATCAATTGGGAGAGGCAGTAAGTTTCCCAATAAAGATTTCATCTTGATTATCTCTAATGCGTCTTTCGATAAAGTATACCCGGAAAAGCCTGATGTTCCACGAAGAAGCTCAAGCATTTTGTTCTTAACCTTCTTATCTCTAGAATCTTTAGTATTCGCTTCGGACGCCTTGGCTATCTCAACTGCAATTGCCTTTGCCATAAGCGGAGGTACAGCGTTTCCCACTTGGGTATATTGTGGAACATCGACTCGGCGTTCCATAAATCCCGAAGTTCTTTTCCCCAAAAAGACATAATCATCTGAGAAAGATTGAAGCCTCGCCATCTCTCTAACGGTTGGTATTCTGTGATGCTTATAATGAATCATATCATCTGGTAAGGCTAAGACTGCATTTGATTGGGATTTCCTGTCCATTCTAGCCATTGTGATTTTTCCAGTTCGTAAATGATCAGGCACCTGTGAGATTGTCTTACCCTCTGGTATATAACTAAACATCTCAACAGCCTTTTCTCTATGTTGAGTTGCTAAATGATTATAAATAAGATCACCATGCCTCAGGCCTTCCTGATAAGGACTAGCAGCTTGGCCGGGAATATAATGAGTTTCAAATCCTGGTGCTAAGAAATCAATATCCCCCAAAGCTTCTTCAATCGTTACAATTGGAAGACCATTTCCAAAGAGACTGTGATTACCATGAGTTGTTGAGGGCCAGCTTGGTTCTGCTAAACTTTTGCGCCAACCTATCATAAAAAATCTATTTCTGCGCTGAGGGATTCCATAGTCTGGTGCACTTAGAATTGCGTCCTTGGTCTTATAGCCTAAATCTTCAAGTAGCTTCTTTGACTGTTCATAGGCGAAGCCGCCATACATTTTTTTAAAGCCAGGAACATTCTCCAAAATGAAGTACTGTGGCTTAAAAAACTCAACTGCTCTTGCATACTGCCTGAACAAGTTATTTCTTGGATCTTCTGAATTCTTTTTACCTGCCGTGCTGAAGCCTTGACATGGAGGGCCACCAGTAATAAGGTCAATTTCATCTGTATGATGCTTCTTTTTGATTGAGTTAAGAACTATTGAGAATTCAGTCTCTCTGATGTCGCCGATAAAAACTTCTGTATCGGGATGATTAAAGGCATAAGTCAATCCAGCGTGCGGGTGGAGTTCAAGGGCCGCAGCAACCTTGATACCAGCAAGCTCAAGACCTTCGCCAAAGCCGCCAGCCCCTGCAAATAGATCAATCGCAACGAGCTTCCGAGAGGTCATGATGTCGCTCCAAACTTGAGAGAGGCAGGCATACACAGGCTATACACAGGCGTAATAGTATAGCGATTCCCGCTAGCGGACTGACATACGATGCTGCACAAGCGCAATATTATGAGTGGAGATTGAGGTCTCATATTTTTAACTCCACAGGTGCCACAAATGAGGTACGGCGACCTGAAGGCCGCCGCTACCGAAAAATACTGTGCTAGACTCAGTTTTTGACAGTCAGCTCGATCTGCTGATTGTCAAAATCGTACTCACACAGGAACTCAGTCCTGAGCAGCGCCCCAAAGCTGTTCTGACTGTCTACCCACCCAGACCAGTCTTTGTTGCCGTTCTCGTATGTGGTGACCGCAGCGGCCTTCTCCAGTACGCCAGGAAACTTGGCGGTGGAGGGGGCTTTCAGTTGGGCGCGGACGGCATCTTGGCAGCGGACGATGAATGTGCCGTCATCCAACGACTTTGAGGCTTGGTCGGCCTGTGCCGCTCTGGCTTGCGCGGCTTGCCTGGTACGTTCTCGCATCGCCTCTGCGGCAGCCGCATCCGCCGCCCGCTCGGCTGCGGTGATTGGCTTCAAATTGATGTGCAGGCTCTTCTGCTTCTCCGTGTCCCAGCTCACCGACTGCGCGTGATACCCCTCCGCACTCGCCTTCACGGTATACGGCAGGTCCGTCAGTTTCACTCGCACGGGCGACTGCGTATAGGTCTGCCCATCCAGCTTCACAGTTG
It contains:
- a CDS encoding PEGA domain-containing protein; amino-acid sequence: MAMIIGLIGMALLALGGIGVIKRRTPLLKLKRRRAAAGVLIGGLALTAVGGSLLPKSEVTLTFTPATATVKLDGQTYTQSPVRVKLTDLPYTVKASAEGYHAQSVSWDTEKQKSLHINLKPITAAERAADAAAAEAMRERTRQAAQARAAQADQASKSLDDGTFIVRCQDAVRAQLKAPSTAKFPGVLEKAAAVTTYENGNKDWSGWVDSQNSFGALLRTEFLCEYDFDNQQIELTVKN
- a CDS encoding DNA cytosine methyltransferase, with product MTSRKLVAIDLFAGAGGFGEGLELAGIKVAAALELHPHAGLTYAFNHPDTEVFIGDIRETEFSIVLNSIKKKHHTDEIDLITGGPPCQGFSTAGKKNSEDPRNNLFRQYARAVEFFKPQYFILENVPGFKKMYGGFAYEQSKKLLEDLGYKTKDAILSAPDYGIPQRRNRFFMIGWRKSLAEPSWPSTTHGNHSLFGNGLPIVTIEEALGDIDFLAPGFETHYIPGQAASPYQEGLRHGDLIYNHLATQHREKAVEMFSYIPEGKTISQVPDHLRTGKITMARMDRKSQSNAVLALPDDMIHYKHHRIPTVREMARLQSFSDDYVFLGKRTSGFMERRVDVPQYTQVGNAVPPLMAKAIAVEIAKASEANTKDSRDKKVKNKMLELLRGTSGFSGYTLSKDALEIIKMKSLLGNLLPLPIDAGNGVTPTTYREPIRWSRKSS